Proteins encoded by one window of Streptomyces uncialis:
- a CDS encoding alpha/beta fold hydrolase — translation MNTPAVTGGHLTAGGVRVHVDTAGTAGSPVLLLHGIGSSAASFTGQLTALARHHRVMAWDAPGYARSGDPGARYRMDDYADTAAALLTALAPGPAHVVGVSWGGVVATRLALRHPALVRSLVLADSTRGSGRTPEGAAAMRQRVRELARDGVREFARARAPRLLSDQAPDAAVAAVREVMTASVRLPGYTRAAASMADTDHTAALPGLNVPTLVLVGEHDRITGVEESRTLHRLVAGSRLTVIPGAGHLANQEQPALFTALVAGFLAEQDGAAPGPAHPDAGPTADAHHGDGPRPTPKEDPWTSD, via the coding sequence ATGAACACCCCCGCCGTCACCGGCGGACACCTCACCGCGGGCGGCGTCCGCGTCCACGTCGACACCGCTGGCACGGCCGGTTCACCCGTCCTGCTGCTCCACGGCATCGGCTCGTCCGCCGCCTCCTTCACCGGACAGCTCACCGCACTCGCCCGCCACCACCGGGTCATGGCCTGGGACGCCCCCGGCTACGCCCGCTCCGGCGATCCCGGCGCCCGCTACCGCATGGACGACTACGCCGACACCGCCGCCGCCCTGCTGACCGCCCTCGCACCGGGCCCCGCCCATGTCGTGGGCGTCTCCTGGGGCGGGGTCGTCGCCACCCGGCTCGCGCTGCGCCACCCCGCTCTGGTGCGCTCACTCGTCCTCGCGGACTCCACCCGGGGCTCCGGCCGCACCCCCGAGGGCGCGGCGGCCATGCGGCAGCGCGTACGGGAACTGGCCCGGGACGGGGTCCGGGAGTTCGCCCGGGCACGAGCTCCCCGGCTGCTCTCCGACCAGGCGCCCGACGCGGCCGTCGCCGCCGTACGCGAGGTGATGACCGCCTCCGTACGACTGCCGGGATACACCCGGGCCGCCGCCTCCATGGCCGACACCGACCACACCGCGGCCCTGCCCGGACTGAACGTCCCCACGCTCGTGCTCGTCGGTGAACACGACCGGATCACCGGGGTGGAGGAGTCCCGGACCCTCCACCGGCTCGTCGCCGGGAGCAGGCTCACCGTGATCCCCGGCGCCGGGCATCTCGCCAACCAGGAACAGCCCGCCCTGTTCACCGCGCTCGTCGCCGGCTTCCTCGCCGAACAGGACGGCGCGGCGCCCGGCCCCGCCCACCCGGACGCCGGGCCCACCGCCGACGCACACCACGGCGACGGCCCCCGCCCCACGCCGAAGGAGGACCCATGGACCTCGGACTGA
- a CDS encoding aspartate dehydrogenase domain-containing protein → MTELTVALLGHGAIGSVIADALREGHVPGARLVAVVDPATAPAPGLPVVPLATALARAELVVECAGQTALRDTGPSVVAAGRHLLALSTGALADDVLHRRLLAGPGRLSLCAGAVGGLDLLTAAGALAPFDTVTIRTSKSPGSLARPWMTEAETSRLRTTAEPYEVLRAPAREVTRAFPATSNVAASVALAVGDWDLVEAVVVADPGATLSRHEIEATGPAGRYRFEIANLPSPANPRTSGIVPYAALRAIRALAGNPGGVV, encoded by the coding sequence ATGACGGAACTGACGGTGGCCCTCCTCGGCCACGGAGCCATCGGGTCCGTCATCGCCGACGCGCTCCGCGAAGGACACGTGCCGGGCGCCCGCCTCGTCGCGGTCGTCGACCCCGCCACGGCACCCGCCCCCGGGCTGCCGGTCGTGCCCCTCGCCACCGCGCTCGCCCGCGCCGAACTCGTCGTCGAATGCGCCGGACAGACCGCACTGCGCGACACAGGCCCCTCGGTCGTCGCCGCGGGCCGGCATCTGCTCGCCCTCTCCACCGGGGCACTCGCCGACGACGTGCTGCACCGGCGTCTGCTGGCCGGACCCGGCAGGCTCAGCCTGTGCGCCGGCGCGGTCGGCGGACTCGACCTGCTGACCGCCGCCGGCGCCCTCGCCCCCTTCGACACCGTCACCATCCGTACGTCCAAGTCCCCCGGCTCCCTGGCCCGTCCGTGGATGACCGAGGCCGAGACATCCCGGCTGCGCACCACCGCCGAACCGTACGAGGTGCTTCGCGCCCCCGCCCGCGAGGTCACCCGCGCGTTCCCCGCGACCAGCAACGTGGCGGCGTCCGTGGCCCTGGCCGTCGGTGACTGGGACCTCGTCGAGGCCGTCGTCGTCGCCGACCCCGGGGCCACCCTGAGCCGCCATGAGATCGAGGCCACCGGCCCCGCGGGCCGCTACCGCTTCGAGATCGCCAACCTTCCCTCACCGGCGAACCCCCGCACCAGCGGCATCGTCCCGTACGCCGCGCTCCGCGCGATCCGCGCCCTCGCCGGGAACCCCGGAGGCGTCGTATGA
- a CDS encoding VOC family protein translates to MNETATTSGPTHDGARPADAGERRAGRAGSSADPPRPVARLRSLRAVSLHTPRATESAEFYSEVWGLTPVERGDGAAWLRGTGQEHHILELHEAERNALGKIVFSVGDRREVDTAARRLAAHGTRPLAGPGVLDQPGGGYGLRFADPEGRLVELSCEVEAVVPGDPEGRAAIPRKLAHVVLNTVDIDAACAFYTQVLGMRISDWSEHRMAFLRCNNDHHAIAFNQAEWTSLNHVAYEMTSIDHFMRGIGRLRHHDRLPLWGPGRHGPGNNTFSYFADPAGLVCEYTSEVDQVQEDTWLCRTWRRTPALSDLWGTAGPPSTDVRTRMAGIPDPGHRGTPA, encoded by the coding sequence ATGAACGAAACCGCCACCACCTCCGGCCCCACCCACGACGGCGCCCGCCCCGCCGACGCGGGAGAGCGCCGCGCCGGCCGCGCCGGAAGCTCCGCCGATCCGCCGCGGCCCGTCGCCCGACTGCGTTCGCTGCGCGCGGTCTCCCTCCACACCCCGCGGGCCACCGAGTCCGCGGAGTTCTACAGCGAGGTGTGGGGACTGACCCCGGTCGAGCGCGGCGACGGGGCGGCGTGGCTGCGCGGCACCGGACAGGAGCACCACATCCTCGAACTCCACGAGGCGGAGCGCAACGCCCTGGGCAAGATCGTCTTCTCGGTCGGGGACCGCCGGGAGGTCGACACCGCGGCCCGGCGGCTCGCCGCGCACGGGACGCGGCCGCTGGCCGGACCGGGCGTCCTGGACCAGCCGGGCGGCGGCTACGGACTGCGGTTCGCCGACCCGGAGGGCCGCCTCGTGGAACTCTCCTGCGAGGTCGAGGCGGTCGTCCCCGGCGACCCCGAAGGCCGGGCCGCGATCCCCCGCAAGCTCGCCCATGTGGTGCTCAACACCGTCGACATCGACGCCGCCTGCGCCTTCTACACCCAGGTGCTCGGCATGCGGATATCCGACTGGTCGGAACACCGGATGGCGTTCCTGCGATGCAACAACGATCACCACGCGATCGCGTTCAACCAGGCCGAGTGGACCTCGCTCAACCATGTGGCCTACGAGATGACCTCCATCGACCACTTCATGCGCGGCATCGGCCGGCTCCGCCACCATGACCGGCTGCCCCTGTGGGGACCGGGACGGCACGGCCCGGGGAACAACACGTTCTCCTACTTCGCAGATCCGGCCGGGCTGGTCTGCGAGTACACCTCCGAGGTCGACCAGGTCCAGGAGGACACCTGGCTCTGCCGCACCTGGCGGCGCACCCCCGCCCTGTCCGACCTCTGGGGCACCGCCGGGCCGCCGTCCACCGACGTCCGTACCCGGATGGCGGGCATCCCCGACCCCGGGCACCGCGGGACACCGGCATGA
- a CDS encoding cupin domain-containing protein — translation MSEQNATTRESTEAALRTLLDSCVASRDSRHEDWDTLGFQAKAGDEFRRAQIRYIGSGATGDHDGDDRILPAGHFTFSNMRLPAGAVGPEHTHHDAEEAFFVLEGRLEVTVHDTEDGTRTASRVLGYRDLVRVPAGVPRSLRNIGTTDALFCVVIGANRPQLPTYPPTSAMHGITRG, via the coding sequence GTGAGCGAGCAGAACGCCACCACCCGCGAGTCGACCGAGGCCGCCCTGCGGACGCTCCTGGACTCCTGCGTCGCCAGCCGTGACTCCCGGCACGAGGACTGGGACACCCTCGGCTTCCAGGCCAAGGCGGGGGACGAGTTCCGCCGGGCCCAGATCCGGTACATCGGCTCCGGTGCCACCGGCGACCACGACGGCGACGACCGTATCCTCCCGGCCGGGCACTTCACCTTCTCCAACATGCGGCTGCCGGCCGGGGCCGTCGGCCCGGAGCACACCCACCACGACGCCGAAGAGGCGTTCTTCGTCCTCGAAGGGCGGCTGGAGGTCACCGTCCACGACACCGAGGACGGCACCCGGACCGCGAGCCGTGTCCTCGGCTACCGGGACCTGGTACGGGTCCCTGCCGGGGTGCCGCGCAGCCTGCGCAACATCGGCACCACCGACGCCCTGTTCTGTGTGGTCATCGGCGCGAACAGGCCCCAGCTGCCCACCTACCCGCCGACCTCCGCGATGCACGGGATCACCCGGGGCTGA
- a CDS encoding aldehyde dehydrogenase produces MAGTSMDIIVAGRHRPGRGAVIRSLDPATGAVLAEVTTATAEDVDDAVTAGAAAMRDPRWRGLLPHQRAALLHRVGALIEEEAEDLARLQAHDIGKPLTETRALVASAAGTFRYVAAALETLDEELTTPRGPYLSMSVHEPIGPVAAITPWNSPIASEAQKAAPALAAGNAVLIKPAEWSPLAALRLGSLLLRAGVPPGLVSVLPGPGQVTGEALVRHPGVRKVAFTGGTGTGRRIASIAAGKLMPVSLELGGKSPVIVLPDADLDQVVQGVLLGIFSSQGQACVAGSRLFVHRSAFEELTGRVVAAAERLVIGDPMAQGTHMGPLISAEHRAAVESYVQLAADEGGHIRTGGERPTGPGLDGGFYYRPTVITGLDPASRVCQEEIFGPVLAVLPYDDEEELGALADSTPYGLACGIWTRDYRRAWRLARRIEAGTVWINTYKQLSASTPFGGVKESGIGREKGRQGIRAYMTQKSLYWGLDATPSAWGT; encoded by the coding sequence ATGGCCGGCACAAGCATGGACATCATCGTGGCGGGGCGGCACCGACCAGGGCGCGGCGCGGTCATACGGTCGCTCGACCCGGCGACCGGGGCCGTCCTCGCGGAGGTCACGACCGCCACCGCCGAGGACGTCGACGACGCGGTGACAGCGGGCGCCGCCGCCATGCGGGACCCCCGCTGGCGCGGTCTTCTTCCCCATCAACGCGCCGCGCTGCTCCATCGCGTCGGCGCGCTCATCGAGGAGGAGGCGGAGGACCTCGCCCGGCTCCAGGCGCACGACATCGGCAAGCCCCTCACCGAGACCCGGGCCCTGGTGGCGAGTGCCGCCGGGACCTTCCGCTACGTCGCCGCCGCGCTCGAAACCCTGGACGAGGAGCTGACCACCCCGCGCGGCCCCTATCTGAGCATGAGCGTGCACGAGCCGATCGGCCCGGTCGCCGCCATCACCCCCTGGAACTCACCGATCGCCAGCGAGGCCCAGAAGGCCGCGCCCGCCCTCGCCGCCGGGAACGCGGTACTGATCAAACCCGCCGAGTGGTCGCCGCTGGCCGCCCTGCGGCTCGGTTCCCTGCTGCTGCGCGCCGGTGTCCCCCCGGGCCTGGTCAGTGTGCTGCCCGGGCCCGGACAGGTGACCGGTGAGGCACTGGTACGTCACCCGGGGGTCCGCAAGGTGGCCTTCACCGGCGGTACCGGCACCGGTCGGCGGATCGCGTCGATCGCCGCCGGGAAACTGATGCCCGTCTCCCTCGAACTGGGCGGCAAATCACCGGTGATCGTGCTGCCCGACGCGGATCTCGACCAGGTCGTCCAGGGGGTGCTCCTCGGCATCTTCTCCTCCCAGGGACAGGCATGCGTCGCAGGCTCACGCCTCTTCGTCCACCGGTCCGCGTTCGAGGAGTTGACCGGCCGCGTGGTCGCGGCCGCCGAACGGCTCGTCATCGGCGACCCGATGGCGCAAGGCACCCATATGGGCCCGCTGATCTCCGCGGAGCACCGTGCCGCGGTCGAGTCGTACGTCCAGCTCGCGGCCGACGAGGGCGGGCACATCCGCACCGGGGGCGAACGGCCCACCGGACCCGGTCTGGACGGCGGCTTCTACTACCGTCCGACCGTGATCACCGGACTCGACCCGGCCTCACGCGTCTGCCAGGAGGAGATCTTCGGCCCGGTCCTCGCGGTCCTCCCGTACGACGACGAGGAGGAGTTGGGCGCGCTGGCCGACTCCACCCCGTACGGACTGGCGTGCGGGATCTGGACCCGCGACTACCGCAGGGCCTGGCGCCTCGCCCGCCGGATCGAGGCGGGCACCGTCTGGATCAACACCTACAAGCAGCTCTCCGCGTCGACCCCGTTCGGCGGGGTCAAGGAGAGCGGCATCGGGCGCGAGAAGGGCCGGCAGGGCATCCGGGCCTACATGACGCAGAAGAGCCTGTACTGGGGCCTCGACGCGACGCCGTCCGCCTGGGGCACCTGA
- a CDS encoding MarR family winged helix-turn-helix transcriptional regulator, whose translation MSHRPDRRSAVSDPASPGSADRAPEPAREDTPDEVDRIIAEWRRERPGLDADSIDVVGRITRCGVLVRNLSNRMYDRHSINQSIFDVLASLRRMGPPYRKTARELATSSLLTSGGMTMRLDRMERDGLIRRIRSAEDRRSVYAELTPAGFALIDRIIDDHLEREREMLRTLDPDERRQLAGLLKKLETRLRDLD comes from the coding sequence GTGAGCCATCGACCCGACAGACGTTCCGCCGTGTCCGATCCCGCGTCGCCGGGGTCGGCGGACCGGGCCCCGGAGCCCGCCCGGGAGGACACCCCCGACGAGGTGGACCGGATCATCGCCGAGTGGCGCAGGGAGCGGCCGGGCCTCGACGCGGACAGCATCGACGTGGTGGGCCGCATCACCCGCTGCGGGGTGCTGGTCCGCAATCTGTCGAACCGGATGTACGACCGCCACTCCATCAATCAGTCGATCTTCGACGTACTGGCGAGCCTGCGCCGGATGGGGCCGCCCTATCGCAAGACGGCGCGGGAACTGGCGACCTCGTCCCTGCTCACATCGGGCGGGATGACGATGCGGCTCGACCGGATGGAGCGGGACGGGCTGATCCGCAGGATCCGCTCGGCCGAGGACCGCCGCAGTGTGTACGCGGAGCTCACCCCGGCGGGTTTCGCCCTGATCGACCGCATCATCGACGATCACCTGGAACGGGAGCGCGAGATGCTCCGGACGCTGGACCCCGACGAGCGGCGGCAGCTCGCCGGTCTGCTGAAGAAGCTGGAGACCCGGCTGCGCGACCTGGACTGA
- a CDS encoding M24 family metallopeptidase, translated as MPTPTIAGTTPGTAPATGTPEGEPHDERAFRMRRTQEFMDAHELDGLLVFGADRSDRYDAGQYLFRDRRYQHFVVPRHGEPTMVAFAAQVAAQHQLTRERGLETWIEDIRVGSAPELLPRIAREKQLGGGRLGVIGAGYGSPFYPGGWVSRSVWDAIGEGLPDATLLDVTRDYGLVMARRSDEDLEHIATAAAAGDAAVEAMMALAAPGLDETELYAEGVATMLRKGMRVTWMLFQTGLDNYAWGEPTWLTRPERARRLERSDMVWAEIFPNYAELNTHVNMSFTLGTPPAETLRCAEVARASYEAGVAAVRPGASFAEVCAAMEVPLTEAGMWHLTPQFASLNPLLSGGGSALGIRDHVDSFAGAYPHADGHPGPFFDFEIEPGMTFSLQPDARLGRRGAIVGGVVAATESGCREFNTVSTRLNSVEV; from the coding sequence GTGCCGACTCCGACCATCGCCGGGACCACCCCGGGGACCGCACCCGCCACCGGGACCCCGGAAGGGGAACCGCACGACGAGCGGGCGTTCCGGATGCGCCGCACCCAGGAGTTCATGGACGCCCATGAGCTCGACGGCCTGCTCGTCTTCGGCGCCGACCGCAGCGACCGCTACGACGCCGGCCAGTACCTCTTCCGTGACCGCCGCTACCAGCACTTCGTCGTCCCCCGGCACGGCGAACCCACGATGGTGGCCTTCGCCGCCCAGGTCGCGGCGCAGCACCAGCTCACCCGGGAACGCGGTCTGGAGACCTGGATCGAGGACATCCGCGTGGGGTCCGCGCCGGAACTCCTGCCGCGGATCGCGCGGGAGAAGCAGCTCGGCGGCGGCCGGCTCGGCGTCATCGGCGCCGGGTACGGATCGCCGTTCTACCCGGGCGGCTGGGTCTCCCGGTCCGTCTGGGACGCGATCGGCGAGGGACTGCCCGACGCCACACTGCTCGACGTCACCCGCGACTACGGACTGGTGATGGCCCGGCGCAGCGACGAGGACCTGGAGCACATCGCCACCGCCGCCGCGGCCGGGGACGCGGCCGTCGAGGCCATGATGGCGCTGGCCGCGCCGGGCCTGGACGAGACGGAGCTGTACGCCGAGGGTGTGGCGACGATGCTGCGCAAAGGGATGCGCGTCACCTGGATGCTCTTCCAGACGGGCCTGGACAACTACGCCTGGGGGGAACCCACCTGGCTGACCCGCCCGGAGCGCGCCCGGCGGCTGGAACGCTCCGACATGGTGTGGGCCGAGATCTTCCCCAACTACGCCGAGCTGAACACCCACGTCAACATGAGCTTCACCCTCGGCACGCCCCCGGCCGAGACGCTGCGCTGCGCGGAGGTCGCCCGCGCGTCCTACGAGGCCGGTGTCGCCGCGGTACGGCCCGGCGCGTCCTTCGCCGAGGTGTGCGCGGCGATGGAGGTGCCGCTCACCGAGGCCGGGATGTGGCATCTGACCCCGCAGTTCGCCTCGCTGAACCCGCTGTTGTCCGGAGGAGGCTCGGCCCTCGGCATCCGGGACCACGTCGACTCCTTCGCCGGCGCCTACCCGCACGCGGACGGACACCCGGGCCCCTTCTTCGACTTCGAGATCGAGCCCGGTATGACTTTCTCCCTCCAGCCGGACGCCCGGCTCGGCAGGCGCGGCGCGATCGTCGGCGGTGTGGTGGCCGCGACGGAGTCCGGCTGCCGTGAGTTCAACACCGTCTCCACCCGGCTCAACTCGGTCGAGGTGTAG
- a CDS encoding ABC transporter substrate-binding protein: MTKRPVSIDRRALLHGMAAVGTGGLLAACGDGSGSSSGKAGSGGNLPSSLRPLADKAAKEGEIRLFISTDSRTPAHARKLAQAFRADTGVDLRIKFVGGEPDPAFANKLVQEAKAQVTPSIDVFATTPLVVKQLSGAGLVQPVDWGSMEGVAADDVWADHHGIHIAEIARTVLYNTKDVQAADVPKSLEELLTDKWRGKIVTAGLPDVFSPLAAGLGVDKTLDFVRRLLEDGRVSLASVPTAIRTQVSSGEFPIGYGVRIGERQRVAKAPVDYAPVKVPVVPRAGLVVKGAENPAAAQLFLYWLNATEQGRKKAYEVLDWPRHTTPGTDLYLLAEKAGGVMTAGTDWWMNDYEKVNKQLAQLLRK; this comes from the coding sequence ATGACAAAGCGGCCTGTATCGATCGATCGGCGCGCTCTTCTGCACGGCATGGCCGCGGTGGGGACCGGCGGTCTGCTGGCTGCCTGCGGCGACGGCTCCGGCTCCTCTTCCGGCAAGGCCGGTTCCGGCGGGAACCTGCCCTCCTCCCTCAGACCGCTGGCCGACAAGGCGGCCAAGGAGGGCGAGATACGGCTCTTCATCAGCACCGACTCCCGTACCCCGGCCCACGCCAGGAAGCTCGCCCAGGCGTTCCGCGCCGACACCGGCGTCGACCTCAGGATCAAGTTCGTCGGCGGCGAACCCGACCCCGCGTTCGCCAACAAGCTGGTGCAAGAGGCGAAGGCCCAGGTCACTCCGTCGATAGACGTGTTCGCGACCACCCCCTTGGTGGTCAAGCAGCTCAGCGGCGCGGGCCTGGTCCAGCCGGTCGACTGGGGCTCCATGGAAGGGGTCGCCGCCGACGATGTCTGGGCCGACCACCATGGCATCCACATCGCCGAGATCGCCCGGACGGTCCTCTACAACACCAAGGACGTACAGGCGGCGGACGTCCCGAAGTCCCTGGAGGAACTCCTCACCGACAAATGGCGCGGCAAGATCGTCACCGCCGGGCTGCCCGATGTCTTCAGCCCGCTGGCCGCCGGACTCGGCGTCGACAAGACCCTGGACTTCGTGCGCCGACTGCTGGAGGACGGCAGGGTGTCCCTCGCCTCGGTACCGACCGCCATCCGCACCCAGGTGAGCAGCGGGGAGTTCCCGATCGGCTACGGAGTACGCATAGGCGAGCGTCAGCGCGTCGCCAAGGCACCCGTCGACTACGCACCCGTCAAGGTGCCCGTGGTGCCGCGCGCCGGACTCGTCGTCAAGGGAGCGGAGAACCCCGCCGCCGCGCAGCTCTTCCTCTACTGGCTCAACGCCACCGAGCAGGGCCGCAAGAAGGCGTACGAGGTCCTCGACTGGCCCCGCCACACCACCCCCGGCACCGATCTGTATCTCCTGGCCGAGAAGGCCGGCGGGGTGATGACCGCGGGGACGGACTGGTGGATGAACGACTACGAGAAGGTCAACAAGCAGCTCGCACAGTTGCTGAGGAAGTAG
- a CDS encoding ABC transporter permease has translation MGSDKVPELTTSRPAPEGKRTGGKGTASRHDPPPGRTARRRVDAPLVVVRVMIALLCVVLVVPMAGLVWAAFGPGEGFGGGELSLDNFRTVLGSSGLAGTLLRTLVLGVGSVIVMLLVAVPLAWLYARTDLRGKSVILFLAAAKMAIPGFLVALGYIFMFNPSNGIINTWWGELGGSGPLTDVYSLKWIILLQGLDFAGPAFFMLVPTLRVIDVNVEEAAAVHGIPRLRAALQLLLPIAAPAIAGVSIFFFIVAVEVFDYAGMLGMPARITVLSTLIYQYTQGATGSPEYGNAAAVGLGMALGIGLIMLGYYRAMRRAGQMATVTGKRAAREPIRLTRRGRVAGYCLIGLYALIGVVLPVLTLVWASLVPYLRPPSAEAFGELSFAAYTDAAYDLGEVLPTTLLLVAVVPTAAVAFAACAGWLVTRTTVRGRRGLDALIMMTLAVPSIVMAVSFVYVGLSAYRWLPLYGTAAFLALVVACRFVATAYRTLHGTMLQVHGELEEAAAVSGIRRGRAFVSVVLPVVRGSLAYAWFWIALLTIRELTITLILSSDGTDVMSTRIFGYSSAGETGLSAALGVIQLGLITVLLIAFCRVARRQSL, from the coding sequence ATGGGGTCGGACAAGGTGCCGGAACTGACCACCTCGCGCCCCGCCCCCGAAGGCAAGCGCACCGGGGGAAAGGGCACCGCCTCGCGGCACGATCCACCACCGGGCCGCACCGCACGACGCCGGGTCGACGCCCCGCTGGTCGTGGTACGGGTGATGATCGCCCTGTTGTGCGTGGTGCTCGTCGTCCCGATGGCCGGACTGGTCTGGGCGGCGTTCGGCCCGGGAGAGGGATTCGGCGGCGGAGAGCTGTCGCTCGACAACTTCCGCACGGTACTCGGCTCCAGCGGACTGGCCGGGACGCTGCTGCGCACCCTGGTGCTCGGGGTGGGCAGCGTCATCGTGATGCTGCTCGTCGCCGTCCCGCTGGCCTGGCTCTACGCCAGGACGGATCTGCGCGGCAAGAGCGTCATCCTCTTCCTGGCCGCCGCGAAGATGGCGATCCCCGGCTTCCTCGTCGCCCTCGGCTACATCTTCATGTTCAACCCGAGCAACGGGATCATCAACACCTGGTGGGGGGAGCTGGGCGGCAGCGGCCCCCTCACGGATGTCTACAGCCTGAAGTGGATCATCCTGCTCCAGGGACTGGACTTCGCCGGCCCCGCGTTCTTCATGCTCGTGCCCACCCTGCGGGTCATCGACGTCAACGTCGAGGAGGCCGCCGCGGTCCACGGCATCCCCCGGCTGCGGGCCGCCCTCCAACTGCTCCTCCCGATCGCGGCACCGGCCATCGCCGGGGTGTCCATCTTCTTCTTCATCGTCGCCGTCGAGGTGTTCGACTACGCCGGGATGCTCGGGATGCCCGCCCGGATCACCGTCCTGTCCACCCTGATCTACCAGTACACCCAGGGCGCCACCGGCTCCCCCGAGTACGGCAACGCCGCCGCCGTCGGGCTCGGGATGGCACTCGGGATCGGCCTCATCATGCTCGGCTACTACCGGGCGATGCGCCGCGCCGGACAGATGGCCACGGTCACCGGCAAACGCGCCGCCCGTGAACCGATCAGACTCACCCGGCGGGGCCGGGTCGCCGGATACTGCCTCATCGGGCTGTACGCGCTGATCGGTGTGGTGCTGCCGGTGCTGACCCTCGTCTGGGCCTCGCTGGTGCCCTATCTGCGGCCCCCGTCGGCCGAGGCGTTCGGGGAGCTGTCCTTCGCCGCCTACACCGACGCCGCCTACGATCTGGGGGAGGTACTGCCGACCACGCTCCTGCTGGTGGCGGTGGTACCGACGGCCGCGGTGGCGTTCGCCGCCTGCGCCGGATGGCTGGTCACCCGCACCACCGTACGGGGCCGGCGCGGACTCGACGCGCTCATCATGATGACCCTCGCCGTCCCGTCGATCGTCATGGCCGTGTCCTTCGTGTACGTCGGGCTCTCCGCCTACCGATGGCTCCCGCTCTACGGAACCGCGGCCTTCCTCGCCCTCGTGGTCGCCTGCCGGTTCGTGGCGACCGCGTACCGCACCCTCCACGGAACGATGCTCCAGGTCCACGGCGAACTGGAGGAGGCGGCGGCGGTCTCCGGCATCCGCCGGGGCCGGGCGTTCGTCTCCGTCGTCCTGCCCGTGGTGCGCGGCAGCCTGGCCTACGCCTGGTTCTGGATCGCCCTGCTGACCATCCGCGAACTGACCATCACCCTGATCCTCTCCAGCGACGGCACGGATGTGATGTCCACCCGGATCTTCGGCTACAGCTCGGCGGGCGAGACCGGCCTGTCCGCCGCCCTCGGGGTGATCCAGCTCGGACTGATCACGGTCCTGCTCATCGCCTTCTGCCGCGTCGCCCGCCGCCAGTCCCTCTAG
- a CDS encoding ABC transporter ATP-binding protein — protein MIDLEGVSKSFAQDRDRVPALRDVSLSVAEGEFYVLLGASGCGKTTTLRIVAGLERPDTGTVSIDGRQVSGHAPPVWVGPEERPQAMVFQSYALWPHMTIRQNIAFPLRRGVRRPDRAEAAARVEEALEMFRLTEQADRKVTQLSGGQQQRVALARALALRPKVLLMDEPLSNLDARLRMDLRIELKELSRRTGITCLLVTHDQEEAMMLADRVGIMQGGGIVQEGPPHELYNAPATEFVANFLDHMNLVRAVSVVSSDAHGLEVTAGGRHLRTGPGDHAVGTALTLGIRPDDIVFDLGDGTGTEPNQVTGTPLDHHYVGGHFLHRVQTPLGLLTVRSPTGPDAFTSGTVRLRLPAEKLITMAPPAGA, from the coding sequence ATGATCGACCTCGAAGGCGTCTCGAAGTCCTTCGCCCAGGACCGCGACCGGGTGCCGGCGCTGCGCGATGTCTCCCTGTCCGTCGCCGAGGGCGAGTTCTACGTCCTGCTGGGCGCGTCCGGCTGCGGAAAGACGACCACGCTGCGCATCGTGGCCGGACTGGAACGACCCGACACCGGCACCGTGTCCATCGACGGCCGGCAGGTCTCAGGACACGCACCCCCGGTCTGGGTGGGCCCCGAGGAAAGACCTCAGGCGATGGTCTTCCAGTCGTACGCCCTGTGGCCCCATATGACGATCCGGCAGAACATCGCCTTCCCCCTGCGCCGCGGTGTGCGGCGCCCGGACCGGGCGGAGGCGGCGGCCCGGGTGGAGGAGGCCCTGGAGATGTTCCGGCTGACCGAGCAGGCGGACCGCAAGGTGACACAGCTCTCGGGCGGCCAGCAGCAGCGGGTGGCACTCGCCCGGGCACTCGCGCTGCGCCCCAAGGTGCTGCTCATGGACGAACCGCTCTCCAACCTGGACGCGAGACTGCGGATGGACCTCCGTATCGAGCTCAAGGAGCTGTCCCGGCGGACGGGCATCACCTGTCTGCTCGTCACCCACGACCAGGAGGAGGCGATGATGCTCGCCGACCGGGTCGGCATCATGCAGGGCGGCGGGATCGTCCAGGAAGGCCCGCCGCACGAGCTGTACAACGCGCCCGCGACGGAGTTCGTCGCCAACTTCCTCGACCATATGAACCTCGTCCGTGCCGTCTCGGTCGTCTCGTCGGACGCGCACGGTCTGGAGGTCACGGCGGGCGGCCGGCACCTGCGCACGGGCCCCGGCGACCATGCCGTGGGCACCGCGCTCACCCTCGGTATCCGCCCCGACGACATCGTGTTCGACCTCGGCGACGGCACGGGTACGGAGCCCAACCAGGTGACCGGCACCCCCCTCGACCACCACTACGTGGGCGGACACTTCCTCCACCGGGTGCAGACCCCGCTGGGCCTGCTCACCGTCCGCTCCCCCACGGGCCCGGACGCGTTCACGTCCGGCACGGTACGTCTGCGGCTGCCCGCCGAGAAGCTGATCACCATGGCTCCCCCGGCCGGGGCGTGA